The region TGTCGGCCGTGTCGGAACCGGATATGGCGCCAGGAAGGTTGAAACGCTGCTTCCGAAGCTGAAGGCGCTGGAGACGGCGAAGTCGCCGTTCACCGGTATCGGCGCTCCGAAGAAGCAGGCTGAGGTGGTCTGGGTGAAGCCGGAGCTTGTCGCCGAGATCGAATTCGAGGGCTGGACCGCCGATGGCCTCGTCCGGCAGGCGGCCTTTAAAGGCTTGCGCGAGGACAAGGCTGCCAGGGAAGTCGAGGCGGAGCGACCGCTAAGATCCTCGAGAACCGAAGTTGTAGAGCCGACCCCGAGGGCCATACAAACACCAGCGCGCCGCAGGGGCCAGAAGGCCGATGTCATGGGTGTGCTCATTTCAAACCCGGACAAGCCATTGTGGCCGGACGTCAACGGTGGTGATCCGGTAACAAAGGAAGAATTGGCCCGCTATTACGAGGCGGTCGGCGACTGGATGATCGAGCACCTCAAGGGCAGGCCCTGCTCCATCATCCGTGCTCCGGATGGAGTTGGTGGCGAGCAGTTCTTCCAGCGTCATGCGATGCCGGGGCAATCCAAACTGCTCGAATTGATCAAGGTATTTGGCGACAAGAAGCCATATCTGCAGATTGATCGCATCGAAGGACTTGCTGCGGTTGCCCAGATCGCGGCTGTCGAGCTCCACCCGTGGAACTGTGAACCCGGGCAGCCGGAAGTGCCTGGCCGCCTGGTATTCGATCTTGATCCCGGTCCCGACGTCCCATTTTCCACGGTCGTTGCCGCTGCCCGCGAAATGCGCGATCGGCTGGAAGACCTCGGATTGACCAGCTTCTGCAAGACGACGGGCGGCAAGGGCTTGCATGTCGTAACCCCGCTTGCTGTCAACAAACGAAAACCGTTGTCATGGCCCGAAGCAAAGGCCTTCGCGCACGACGTCTGCCAGCAGATGGCCCGAAACAACCCCGATCTCTATCTGATCAAAATGACCAAGAGCCTGCGGGGCGGTCGCATTTTCCTTGATTACCTGCGCAACGATCGCATGGCGACGGCGGTCGCTCCGCTCTCCCCCCGAGCCCGCCCGGGCGCCACGGTGTCTATGCCTCTGACGTGGACGCAGGTGAAATCGGATCTTGACCCGAAAAGGTTCACGATCCGAACCGTGCCTGCCCTGCTATCGAAGTCGTCCGCCTGGAAGGATTATTGTGAGGGACAGCGTCCCTTGGAGCAGGCGATCAAGAAGCTCGGCCGAACCGGCAAACATGCCGCCTGACAGGGCGAGTATTGCGGCATAGGTGGCAGTTGGCTCTTGCGAGATCTTGATCGCGTTGCGGGATTTCACGGAATCGCAGGGGCATCAGTCATATCAAAGACGGCTGCGTTATCCTGGATTTCGCGGAGGCCCTTGTAGGAGGGGTGTCGCAGGCTGCCCTCATGCGTCCAGCCGCGAAATTCGACTTCGGCGATCAGGGTTGGCTGCGAAAAGACGAGGCGCTTTCCTTTGAGCGGCACAACAGGTTTTTTCGTCTGGAGGCGGTTCAATGTCTTGCGCAGATATTCCGCCTCCGTTCGATTGAAGCCTGTGCCGACAGAGCCGACATAGATCCAGTCGTGACCGTTTCGACCCGCAAGCAAAAGACTGCCGAGTCCGCCGCGGTTGCTGGCGGATTCCTCGTACCCGACGATCATGAAACTTTCGCTCTGAACGCACTTGATCTTCTGCCAGTCCCCCAGACGACCACTGCGGTAAGGGCTGTCCCTGTGCTTTGCGATGATGCCTTCCAGGCCGCGATCGCATGCGTGCTCGAGCAGTTCCTCGCCACCCAAATCCAGGTCTTGCGAGAACCGAATGGCGCCAGCGTCGGTCTCAGGAATCAGATCTTCGAGAAGGTGGCGGCGGACCGACAGCTCGGTGCGCGTCAGGTCGTGACCGTCGAGATACAATAGATCGAAGGCGTAGAAGACGGATTCGGTCGAAATCCGTTTGCCGCCCCTTCCGCCGAGCGAGCGCTGCAACGCTCCAAAGTCCGAGCGACCCTCTTCATCAAGGACGACAGCTTCTCCGTCGAGAATGCAGCGTGTTACACCGAGCTCCTTTGCCCCTGCGGCGATATTTGGAAAACGGTGGGTCCAGTCATGGCCGCCACGGGTGAGAATGCGAATACCTTTCGGCTCGATGTGGAGCGCCAATCGGTAGCCGTCCCACTTCACCTCATAGAGCCAGTCCGGCCCTTGCGGCACCGTCTGCTTCAGCAAGGCCAGGCATGGCTCCACTCTGGACGGCATTGCATCGAACGGCAGGTTCGGCTGGTCGGGATCACGGCGACGGACAGGTCGCGATTGTATGGAAGAACCGGAGTCGCGAAGGAGGGGGGCGGAAGGGCGCCGTGGTTTGGTCATCGCTTAATGTCTGCCAGGTCGGTTCTCGGCATCGACGGATTTACGCAGGGCGTCCATGATGTTGATGACGTTGCTGGGAGCCGGCTCGACTTTTCCCTTGCCCTTGGACTTGGCTCCGACAGGCTTTTTCATCTGTTTCTTCTTGGATTCGATAAGATCAAGCAGCCTATCCTGCACCGGATCGGATACCATCTTCGGGTTCCAGTGCTGCGTCTGCTTTTTGATGAGCTGTTGAACGAGCGGCATCATCTTGCTGTCCGCCGGCTGATCGTCGACACGTTCGAAATAACTATCGGCGCCGCGGACTTCGTCACCGTAACGCAGGGTCCAAAGGACGATGCCCTTCCCACGTGGCTCCAGCATCACGGCGCGCTCGCGGCGGGCAATCACCAGCCGCGAGATCCCGACCATGTCCTCGGCCGCCATCGCATCGCGGATCACCGAGAATGCCTCTTGGCCGACCGGATCGTCAGGCGAAAGATAATAGGGCGTGTCGAGCCATATCCAGTCGACGCCGTTGCGCGGTGTAAAGACCTCGATATCGATCGTCTTGGTGCTTTCGAGCGCGACGTTCTCCAGTTCCTCGTCTTCCAGCATGACATATTCGTTCTCGCCACGCTGATAGGCTTTCACTTCATCTTCATCCTTCACGTCCTTGCCGGTGACGGCATCGACATAGTGGCTGATCACTCGGTTCTGGGTTGCGCGATTGAGCGTGTGGAAGCGCACCTTCTCGTTTTCGGACGTGGCCGGCATCATCTGCACCGGGCAGGTGACAAGCGACAGCTTCAGGTAACCTTTCCAGTATGGCCGGATTGCCATGGCAACCTCCGATCACCCGGCGCGGCGCTGGTGGGCGCCACCGGGGCTGCGTGATTTCGTCGTCGACGCGCGCGCGGCCTTCTGCCTGCTCTTTCCGGCATTGGCATTTGCAGCGGTGCGCTTCGTTTTGGCCGGCGTCGCCATGCCGGCGCTTTCGCGCAGCGCCTGTAACAGGTCGTTGGGTTTCGCAGCCGGCGGCGCCTTCTTCTTTGGCAAGCTGCGGCCTTCGATCTTGGCCTTTACCAATTCGGCGACGGCGGCTTCGTAACGGTCGTCGAATTGCTTCGGATCGAACTCGCCCTTCTTGGTGTTGATGATGTGCTTGGCAAGCTCCAGCATCTCGCCTTCAATCTTGAGATCCGGCATCTCCTCGAAAGCCTTCTCGGAGGAGCGGACCTCGTAATCGAAGTTCAAAGTGGAGCCGATCAGCCCCTTGCCATGGGGGCGGATGAGGAGGGTTCGCAGGCGCCGGAACAGCACCGTCCGGGCGATAGCCGCGACCTTGGCCTTCTTCATGCCATCCCTGAGGAGCTTGAAAGCGTCGCTGCCCATCGTGTCGGGAGCCAGATAATAAGGCTTGTCGAAATAGACGTCGTCGACCTCGTCACAAGGAATGAAGGCCTCCACCTTCAGCGTTTTGTCGCTTTCAGGTATGGCGGCCGCGACCTCCTCGGGCTCGAGGACGACGTAGCGCCCATCTTCGATCTCGAAACCCTTGACCTGGTCCTCGCGTTCGACCGGATCGCCGGTCTCGCCGTCCACAAATTCCCGGCGGACGCGGTTGCCGGTCTTCCTGTTCAGAGTATGAAATGCGATACGCTCGGATGTGGAGGCGGCGGTATAGAGCGCCACCGGGAAAGCCACCTCTCCGAACTTGATAAAGCCTTTCCAATTCGCTCTCGGGGCAACCATTTCGTACGCGCTCCTGCCGCAACCAGTGCGAGTCAACCGAATCACTTTACGATTGGTTCCGAATCAAAACGAATCAAATTTCAATAGCTTAGAGAGAATGATTCACGCGTTTTCCGAGTCTCGCCTATCCCCTTGAATCCGATTGATCTTTTTTTAGCCAGGTGTCTTTGCGATAGGAACAACCAGAGACAGGGACGCCTGAGGCGTGATTCTGGGCTCGATTCCCTAGTCGACGCGTCGTCCCTCGCCATCGAACACGTGCAGATATTGGGGCGGGAAGGCGACATTGATCTTCGGCCCCGCCTTCAGCGCTTCCCGGTCGAGCGTGAAGATCTTGAATGGCAGGCCATGCAGGGCAAGATGCAGGATGATGCCGAAGCCGGTGGGTTCGACGAGTTCCACATCGGTGGCAAGCCCGGTTCCGTCATTCGTCATCAGCACATGCTCCGGCCGAATGCCGAGCGTCACCTTCGCGCCTTCTGAAAGCCGCAGCGGCTTCGCCAGCGGCACGATCGTTCCGTCCTGCAGCTTTACGCCGCCTGCGGTATAGCTGGCCTCCAGGAAGTTCATACCCGGCGAGCCGATGAAACCGGCAACGAACAGATTGGCGGGGCGGTCGTAGAGTTCCAGCGGGCTGCCGACCTGCTGGACGACGCCGCCATGCATGGCGACGATCCGGTCGGCGAGAGTCATCGCCTCGATCTGGTCATGGGTAACGTAGATCGAGGTCGCCTTCAGCTCGCCGTGCAGCTTCTTGATTTCGGCGCGCATCTGCTCGCGCAGGCGCGCGTCGAGATTGGAGAGCGGCTCGTCGAACAGGAAGGCTTTCGGCTGGCGCACGATGGCGCGGCCCATGGCGACGCGCTGGCGCTGGCCACCCGAAAGCGCCTTCGGCCGCCGTTCGAGCAGCGGGTCAAGGCCGAGCTTGGCTGCGGCGGCAGCCACCGCGCTTGTGATCTTCTCCTTGGCGGTCTTCCGCAGCCTCAGGCTGTAGCTCATATTGCCGGCGACGTTCATGTGCGGATAGAGCGCATAGGACTGGAACACCATGGCAATGTCGCGGTCCTTGGGGTGCAACTCGTTGACCCGACCGCCGGCGATGCGGATTTCGCCTGATGTGACATCCTCCAATCCGGCGATCATGCGCAACAGCGTAGACTTGCCGCAGCCGGAGGGGCCGACGAGCACGACGAATTCGCCGTCCCTGATCGACAGGTCGACGCCGTGCAGCACCTGCACGTGGCCATAGGCTTTGCGGATATTCTGGATATCGATCGATGCCATTCTGTTTAACCCTTGACCGCGCCGGCCGTCAGGCCCTGGACGAGATAACGCTGGATGAGCAGGAAGAAGAGGCCGGCCGGAATGAGCGCCATGACGCCCGCCGCCATCATCTGCCCGAAATCCACCGAGAATTTCGAAACGAAGGTGAGAAGCCCGACCGGGAAAGTCGCCGCGTCATTGCCGTTGATCAGCATCAGCGCAAACAGCAATTCGCTCCAGGCGGCGGTGAAGACGAAGCCGAGCGTCGCGGCGATGCCGGGCAGCGTCAGCGGCAGGATGATCTGGCGAAACGCCGTGAACTGCGTCGCCCCATCGATCATCGCCGCCTCTTCGAGGTCCTTCGGAATGCCGTCGAAGAAGGACTGCATCAGGAAGGTGGCGAAGGGCACGTTGAAGGCGGTGTAGACGATGACGAGCCCGGTCAGGCTGTTGGTCAGATGCAAGGGCGACAGGATCTTGAAGATCGGGGCGACCAGCATGACGAGCGGAAACATCTGGGTCAGCAGCATCAGCGCCACGATCCAGTATTTCGCTCGGAAATTGAAGCGCGACAGCGCGTAGCCCGAGAGTGAGGCGCAGATCGTCACGGTCACCGCCGTCGAGGCCGAGACGATCAGACTGTTCTTGAAGAAGGTCGGAAAGGCGCTGTGCTGCAGCACGAAAGCATAATGATCCCAGCTCGTGCGCGACGGCCACAGGCGCACGCCCTCGGTATAGAGCAGATCGTTTGGCGTCACCGAGACCTTGAGCAGCCAGAACAGCGGAAAGAGCGCGAAGGCGATGTAGCAGAGAATTGCCAGACGGTGCGCGATCGTGGGGATGACGGATCGTCTCATGTCTCAATCCTTGTTCAGCAGCGTCTGCCGCAGCAGGATGATCAGCATCGAATATGCGAGCAGCAGCGCCAGCAGCACCAGCGCGATCGCCGAGGCATAACCGAAATCAAGCCGCTTGAAGGCGGTCGTGAAGATGTAACTGGCGACAATCTGCGTCCGGTCGGCCGGACCGCCATTGGTCATCACGACGATGAGATCGGCGAAATTGGAGATCCACACGGTGCGCAAGAGCACGGTGATGGCGATCGTCGGCGCGAGAAACGGCAGGGTGATCGAGCGGAAGCGCTGGAACCAGCCGGCGCCGTCGATCGACGCCGCCTCGTAGAGATCGCGCGGGATGGCCTGCAGGGCAGCAAGCAGCGTGATGGCGAAGAAGGGAATACCCCACCAGACATTAGCGACGATCGGGCCCCACATCGCATAATTCGGATCGGAGAGGATGTTGCCCGGCTCCTGCATCAGCCCGAGCCCGAAAAGCCAGTGCGGGATCGGCCCGATGACCGGGTTGAACAGCCAGGCCCAGTTCAGGCCGGCGAGAAAGGACGGCACCGCCCAGGGCAGGAAGACGAGCGCCTGCGCGAGCGCCCGGCCCGGGAACGGCTTGTCGAGCAACAGGGCCAGGATCAGCCCGAAGGCAAATTGCAGGACTACGGAAGCGCCGGTCCACCAGAGCGTATTCCTCAGCGCGCCGTAGAAGGCCGCATCACTTGCAAGCTCGCGGAAATGCTCGAGGCCGACGAAGCCACCGGAAAAGGGGTTGAGCAGCTGGATGTCGCGGAAGGCATAGGACAGCCCGAGCGTCAGCGGCACAAGCATCACCGCGATGATCAGGATCAGGGACGGCGCGCTGTAGAGATAGGGCTCCGAGGCATCGGCAAGACGACGCAGCCATGGTCTGCGGTCGCGGCGCATGTCGAGCATATCGGCGGAAATGGTCATCGAATTGCAGTTTCCATTGTCTTACCCGGTTGGAGATTCTTGCCTGAGTATACTTCTGAAGTGGGAGGTCGGAGCCCCCTCATCCGACCCTTCGGGCCACCTTCTCCTCGAGGGGAGAAGGGGACGGAAACGTTGCGGCATATTCCCTTCTCCCCAGCGGGGAGAAGGTGCCGGCAGGCGGATGAGGGGGCCTCCAGCTCGACGCCCGTTAGCTATTTCTTCGACAAGAACTTCTGCTGCGCCTTGGTCAGATAGTCCGCCCATTGGTCGGCCAGGTCCTTCGCCGAGATATCGCCGAGCAGGGCCTGTTGCGAGGTCTTGATCGCCAGCGAATCCTTGAAGAAGGCGAACTCTTCCAGATAGGTCGGCATGACCGTCGGCACCGTGTTCGGATCCGCCAGTTCCTCGAACCAGCCCTTGAACTGGTCACCGGCATAGAAGGGGTCCTTCTCTGCCGCCGTATAGGCCGGCAGGGCGCCGATGCGCTTGTTCCACTCGATATTGCCTTCCGGCCCTTCGAGGGTGGCGATCAGCTTCCAGGAGAGATCCTTGTTGCCACTCGTCGAAAACATCGACCAGCCGCCATAACCGATGGTCGGGAAGGACTTGCCGTCAGGACCCTTCGGCAGCGGCGCGACACCGAAATCCTCCTTCTTCATGCGCTCGGCGATGGCGATCAGCGCATCGGGATCCTGGTCGAGGAAAGCGCAGGTGCCGGAATAGAAGCCGGCGACGACTTCGTTGAAGCCCCAGTTGACGCTGTCCTTCGGCGCATAGCCCTTCTTGTAGAGATCGACCATCCATTCGATGCCCTTGGCCCAGCCGGGGCTGTTCATCGTCGAGGTACCGTCTTCCTTGAAGTATGTATTGTCGCCCGCCATCGTGGCGGCGAAGATCATCCAGCCGTTGAGGCCGCCCGGGCCGCCGCGCATGCAGTAGCCGTATTTGCCGGGCAGCTTGGAGACTTTTTCGGACGCGGCGGTGAACTCGTCCAGCGTCTTCGGCGGCTGGGCCACGCCGGCCTCCGAAAGCAGCTTCTTGTTGTAGAACATCGCTCTGAGATAGAAGCCGTAGGGCAGCATATAGGCGGTGTTCTTGACATCGCGGCCGAGTTCGAGGGCGCGCGGCGTCAATTCCCCAGTGTGCTCCCACTTTTCGAGATAGGGCTCGAGGCTTTCGAGCATGCCGTTATTGGCATAGAGCGACAGCCAGGTGTCCGGCATCTCCATCACGTCAGGAACATCACCTGCCGACACCATGGTCGCGAATTTCTGGAAGGCTTCGTTCCAGGGCAGCGAGATGATGTCGACCTTGGTGCCGGGATTGGCGGCCTCAAACTTGCCGACGATCGATTTCAGCGTTTCGGTGCGCTCCGGGCTGGTGATGACTTCGACAAGCTTCAGCGTCGTATCGGCAAAGGCCGTGCCCGCCATCATCGAAGCAAAGAGCGTGGCGATTATTAGTTTTTTCATGCTCAGTTCCCCCTTTTTAGGTTTCTCTCGAGGTTTCAGGATCGTGAGGCGGCGGCGAGCGCCTCCTCGATGTCCCTCCACAGGGCCTCGGTTCCTTCGAGGCCGACATGGAGGCGTACGGATCGCGCATGGATTCCAAAGGTTTGCGCGGAATTGGGTTGCGCCTTCTGCTGAAGCACCACCTCGCCCGGTACGATCAGGCTTTCATGCCCACCCCAGCTCACTCCCAGTTTGAAGAGCTTGAGGCGATCGGCGAAGGCGCGGATATCGACGCCTTCTTGGA is a window of Rhizobium lentis DNA encoding:
- the ligD gene encoding non-homologous end-joining DNA ligase, which translates into the protein MTKPRRPSAPLLRDSGSSIQSRPVRRRDPDQPNLPFDAMPSRVEPCLALLKQTVPQGPDWLYEVKWDGYRLALHIEPKGIRILTRGGHDWTHRFPNIAAGAKELGVTRCILDGEAVVLDEEGRSDFGALQRSLGGRGGKRISTESVFYAFDLLYLDGHDLTRTELSVRRHLLEDLIPETDAGAIRFSQDLDLGGEELLEHACDRGLEGIIAKHRDSPYRSGRLGDWQKIKCVQSESFMIVGYEESASNRGGLGSLLLAGRNGHDWIYVGSVGTGFNRTEAEYLRKTLNRLQTKKPVVPLKGKRLVFSQPTLIAEVEFRGWTHEGSLRHPSYKGLREIQDNAAVFDMTDAPAIP
- a CDS encoding Ku protein, which codes for MAIRPYWKGYLKLSLVTCPVQMMPATSENEKVRFHTLNRATQNRVISHYVDAVTGKDVKDEDEVKAYQRGENEYVMLEDEELENVALESTKTIDIEVFTPRNGVDWIWLDTPYYLSPDDPVGQEAFSVIRDAMAAEDMVGISRLVIARRERAVMLEPRGKGIVLWTLRYGDEVRGADSYFERVDDQPADSKMMPLVQQLIKKQTQHWNPKMVSDPVQDRLLDLIESKKKQMKKPVGAKSKGKGKVEPAPSNVINIMDALRKSVDAENRPGRH
- a CDS encoding Ku protein — protein: MVAPRANWKGFIKFGEVAFPVALYTAASTSERIAFHTLNRKTGNRVRREFVDGETGDPVEREDQVKGFEIEDGRYVVLEPEEVAAAIPESDKTLKVEAFIPCDEVDDVYFDKPYYLAPDTMGSDAFKLLRDGMKKAKVAAIARTVLFRRLRTLLIRPHGKGLIGSTLNFDYEVRSSEKAFEEMPDLKIEGEMLELAKHIINTKKGEFDPKQFDDRYEAAVAELVKAKIEGRSLPKKKAPPAAKPNDLLQALRESAGMATPAKTKRTAANANAGKSRQKAARASTTKSRSPGGAHQRRAG
- a CDS encoding ABC transporter ATP-binding protein; its protein translation is MASIDIQNIRKAYGHVQVLHGVDLSIRDGEFVVLVGPSGCGKSTLLRMIAGLEDVTSGEIRIAGGRVNELHPKDRDIAMVFQSYALYPHMNVAGNMSYSLRLRKTAKEKITSAVAAAAAKLGLDPLLERRPKALSGGQRQRVAMGRAIVRQPKAFLFDEPLSNLDARLREQMRAEIKKLHGELKATSIYVTHDQIEAMTLADRIVAMHGGVVQQVGSPLELYDRPANLFVAGFIGSPGMNFLEASYTAGGVKLQDGTIVPLAKPLRLSEGAKVTLGIRPEHVLMTNDGTGLATDVELVEPTGFGIILHLALHGLPFKIFTLDREALKAGPKINVAFPPQYLHVFDGEGRRVD
- a CDS encoding carbohydrate ABC transporter permease; protein product: MRRSVIPTIAHRLAILCYIAFALFPLFWLLKVSVTPNDLLYTEGVRLWPSRTSWDHYAFVLQHSAFPTFFKNSLIVSASTAVTVTICASLSGYALSRFNFRAKYWIVALMLLTQMFPLVMLVAPIFKILSPLHLTNSLTGLVIVYTAFNVPFATFLMQSFFDGIPKDLEEAAMIDGATQFTAFRQIILPLTLPGIAATLGFVFTAAWSELLFALMLINGNDAATFPVGLLTFVSKFSVDFGQMMAAGVMALIPAGLFFLLIQRYLVQGLTAGAVKG
- a CDS encoding carbohydrate ABC transporter permease, translated to MTISADMLDMRRDRRPWLRRLADASEPYLYSAPSLILIIAVMLVPLTLGLSYAFRDIQLLNPFSGGFVGLEHFRELASDAAFYGALRNTLWWTGASVVLQFAFGLILALLLDKPFPGRALAQALVFLPWAVPSFLAGLNWAWLFNPVIGPIPHWLFGLGLMQEPGNILSDPNYAMWGPIVANVWWGIPFFAITLLAALQAIPRDLYEAASIDGAGWFQRFRSITLPFLAPTIAITVLLRTVWISNFADLIVVMTNGGPADRTQIVASYIFTTAFKRLDFGYASAIALVLLALLLAYSMLIILLRQTLLNKD
- a CDS encoding ABC transporter substrate-binding protein, which encodes MKKLIIATLFASMMAGTAFADTTLKLVEVITSPERTETLKSIVGKFEAANPGTKVDIISLPWNEAFQKFATMVSAGDVPDVMEMPDTWLSLYANNGMLESLEPYLEKWEHTGELTPRALELGRDVKNTAYMLPYGFYLRAMFYNKKLLSEAGVAQPPKTLDEFTAASEKVSKLPGKYGYCMRGGPGGLNGWMIFAATMAGDNTYFKEDGTSTMNSPGWAKGIEWMVDLYKKGYAPKDSVNWGFNEVVAGFYSGTCAFLDQDPDALIAIAERMKKEDFGVAPLPKGPDGKSFPTIGYGGWSMFSTSGNKDLSWKLIATLEGPEGNIEWNKRIGALPAYTAAEKDPFYAGDQFKGWFEELADPNTVPTVMPTYLEEFAFFKDSLAIKTSQQALLGDISAKDLADQWADYLTKAQQKFLSKK